A genomic window from Planctomycetota bacterium includes:
- a CDS encoding Gfo/Idh/MocA family oxidoreductase, with amino-acid sequence MNLSPEERAIGKGNFKTVINSDLTRREFLAGSAAAIAAGGAGLGAYYFGYAKVDNPVRVGFIGTGDEGNVLINNITPDYIQVVAISDIRPYNIFRTFYGDHSSPSAAANRCGLMKKYGWKSEDEARKQVKVYNDYKELLANPDIEGVIIALPLHLHDVVAIEAMRAGKHVLTEKLMAHSIGQCKDMGRVSKQTKKILATGHQRHYSILYANAVDTIQRGLLGSVHCIRAQWHRGNLPGKDSWQPPMPADLVAKLAALDEKLNKDPSNETLQKQLRIMQQQILDKDVDAGKYGYQSKKLASGYEVSPLEELIRWRLWNRTGGGLMAELGSHQLDAAGIFSSAQRKDGKKARPLVVDAVGVRSLFPEDREVDDHVHCMYEFEGPDYDPKDEAKKQKKIVVTYSSINGNGYGGYGEVVMATGGTLILENEQEVMLFKDAATSTSVGVAKSKGGAAVLDTTASGPPTAAASKAVAEGPVSRGYTEEMEHWAWCIRNYDYEQNQPKCKPAVALADAVIALTTNIAIREGKRYEFKDSWFDIDSDETPDGRSPSIKV; translated from the coding sequence ATGAACCTGAGTCCTGAAGAACGTGCCATTGGCAAAGGCAACTTCAAAACCGTCATCAACAGCGACCTGACGCGCCGCGAGTTTCTGGCCGGCAGCGCCGCCGCCATCGCCGCCGGCGGCGCCGGCTTGGGCGCGTACTACTTTGGTTACGCCAAGGTCGACAACCCGGTTCGCGTCGGCTTTATCGGCACGGGTGACGAAGGGAACGTGTTGATCAACAACATCACGCCCGACTACATCCAGGTCGTCGCCATCTCGGACATTCGACCTTACAACATCTTCCGCACCTTCTACGGCGATCACAGCAGCCCGAGCGCCGCGGCCAACCGTTGCGGCCTGATGAAGAAGTACGGCTGGAAGAGCGAGGACGAAGCCCGCAAGCAGGTCAAAGTCTATAACGACTACAAAGAGCTGCTGGCCAACCCGGACATCGAAGGGGTGATCATCGCGTTGCCGTTGCACCTGCACGACGTGGTGGCCATTGAGGCCATGCGCGCCGGCAAGCACGTGCTGACCGAAAAGCTGATGGCCCATAGCATTGGCCAGTGCAAGGACATGGGGCGCGTCTCGAAGCAGACCAAGAAGATTCTGGCCACCGGCCACCAACGACATTACAGCATTCTGTACGCCAACGCGGTCGACACGATTCAGCGCGGGCTGCTGGGCAGCGTCCATTGCATTCGCGCCCAGTGGCACCGGGGCAACCTGCCGGGCAAAGACAGTTGGCAGCCGCCGATGCCGGCCGATTTGGTGGCCAAGCTGGCCGCGCTGGATGAAAAGCTGAACAAAGATCCCAGCAACGAAACGCTGCAGAAGCAGTTGCGGATCATGCAGCAGCAAATCCTGGACAAGGATGTCGACGCCGGCAAGTACGGCTATCAGTCCAAGAAGCTGGCCTCGGGCTACGAGGTGTCGCCGCTCGAAGAGCTAATTCGCTGGCGGTTGTGGAACCGAACCGGCGGCGGCTTGATGGCCGAGTTGGGCAGCCACCAGTTGGACGCGGCCGGCATCTTCAGCAGCGCCCAGCGCAAGGACGGCAAAAAAGCCCGACCGCTGGTGGTCGACGCCGTCGGCGTGCGGTCGTTGTTCCCCGAGGACCGTGAAGTGGACGACCACGTTCACTGCATGTACGAGTTCGAAGGGCCCGACTACGATCCCAAGGACGAAGCCAAGAAACAGAAGAAGATCGTCGTCACCTACTCGTCGATCAACGGCAACGGCTACGGCGGGTACGGCGAAGTGGTGATGGCCACCGGCGGCACGCTGATCTTGGAGAACGAACAGGAAGTGATGTTGTTCAAGGACGCCGCCACCTCGACCAGTGTCGGCGTCGCCAAGAGCAAGGGTGGCGCTGCGGTTCTCGACACCACGGCCAGCGGGCCGCCGACCGCGGCCGCGTCCAAGGCCGTCGCCGAAGGGCCAGTGAGCCGCGGCTATACCGAGGAGATGGAGCACTGGGCCTGGTGCATTCGCAACTATGACTACGAGCAGAACCAGCCCAAGTGCAAGCCGGCGGTGGCGTTGGCCGATGCGGTGATTGCGCTGACGACGAACATCGCGATCCGCGAAGGGAAGCGGTACGAGTTCAAGGACTCGTGGTTCGACATCGACAGCGACGAGACCCCCGACGGCCGCTCACCGTCGATCAAGGTCTAG
- a CDS encoding sugar phosphate isomerase/epimerase, producing the protein MNQWPIGVFASIDAGLGVQLDVARELGVPTIQLHAPSPASRTPQHAEEFLKRLASYGITVTAVFSGFEGESYADIPTVVRTVGLVPPGPRAERLAELKANADFAKLLKCNVIGLHIGFVPHDRNEPLYQEVIAVAREACDHLKKNGQSLHLETGQEPADTLLQFIGDVQRDNLFINFDPANMILYGSGEPIEALEKVGRYVRSVHCKDGRWAKNPGQEWGQEVPLGEGDVGIERYLRTLQKIGYTGPLTIEREIPQEPARQKAEIGHAVRLLTELKRKIL; encoded by the coding sequence ATGAATCAATGGCCGATCGGCGTGTTTGCCAGCATTGACGCTGGCCTGGGCGTACAGTTGGACGTGGCCCGCGAATTGGGCGTGCCGACCATTCAGTTGCACGCGCCGTCGCCGGCTTCGCGCACGCCCCAGCACGCCGAGGAGTTTCTCAAGCGGCTGGCCAGTTACGGCATCACCGTGACGGCGGTGTTTAGCGGCTTTGAAGGGGAAAGTTACGCCGACATTCCCACCGTGGTTCGCACCGTGGGGCTGGTGCCGCCGGGGCCGCGGGCCGAGCGCCTGGCCGAGTTGAAGGCCAACGCCGACTTTGCCAAGCTGCTGAAGTGCAACGTGATTGGGCTGCACATTGGTTTCGTGCCGCACGACCGGAACGAGCCGTTGTACCAGGAAGTGATCGCGGTGGCCCGCGAGGCCTGCGATCACTTGAAAAAGAACGGGCAGAGCTTGCATCTCGAAACGGGACAAGAGCCGGCCGACACGCTATTGCAATTCATCGGCGACGTCCAGCGTGACAATCTGTTCATCAACTTCGACCCGGCCAACATGATCCTGTACGGCTCGGGCGAGCCGATCGAAGCGCTGGAAAAGGTGGGGCGCTACGTTCGCAGCGTTCACTGCAAGGACGGCCGCTGGGCCAAGAACCCGGGCCAGGAATGGGGTCAGGAAGTCCCGCTGGGCGAAGGCGATGTCGGCATCGAGCGCTACCTGCGGACGCTGCAGAAGATCGGCTACACCGGCCCGCTGACCATCGAGCGCGAAATCCCGCAGGAACCCGCGCGGCAAAAGGCCGAAATCGGCCACGCGGTTCGCTTGCTTACTGAATTGAAGCGGAAAATCCTGTAA
- a CDS encoding polyhydroxyalkanoic acid system family protein has protein sequence MPKITFSVPHEMSATEARERVETFLPRVEEQYKDMIKDMSRQWNGDVLEYSFKTLGFVFKGTIALEEKQVTVNMDVPLAAMMVKGRIEQEFKAGLERLLLGKKRG, from the coding sequence ATGCCCAAGATCACGTTCAGCGTTCCGCACGAGATGTCTGCCACCGAGGCCCGCGAGCGCGTCGAGACGTTTCTGCCCCGCGTCGAAGAGCAGTACAAGGACATGATCAAGGACATGTCGCGGCAGTGGAACGGCGACGTGCTGGAATACTCGTTCAAGACGCTGGGCTTTGTCTTCAAAGGGACGATCGCGCTCGAAGAGAAGCAGGTCACGGTGAACATGGACGTGCCGCTGGCGGCCATGATGGTCAAGGGGCGCATCGAGCAGGAGTTCAAGGCCGGCCTTGAACGCTTGCTGCTTGGGAAGAAGAGGGGTTAG
- a CDS encoding STN domain-containing protein — MNWRRLLLVCLLSALATSLLAAPPAAEPTLEARWSGVPLRAAVSDLAERYGRGLIIDRRVDPGQPLDVALPSLTVDEVFARAAGSRGLQAVKLGTLVYIGPPAKTERLSTLVAQRKADVQKLPLVARKGWLTTSRWSYSDLTLPRALADAIAEGAGATPRNPELIPHDLWAGATWPGSSAVERLTVTLNQFDLTWAFEDEGRSLRLIPIGDQLAGSGSTGPSSKSGSGIALTPKAPTGKPPAIAPGGEERFTLAVEQVPLEPLLMTLGKRMELTVEIDRASCTAAGVKLDQLVSLSVKRATADELFRELLVPLKLAAQREGKTITIHAPAAR, encoded by the coding sequence TTGAATTGGCGGCGACTGCTGCTGGTTTGCTTGTTGTCGGCGCTGGCGACGTCGTTGCTGGCCGCGCCCCCGGCGGCGGAACCGACGCTCGAGGCTCGCTGGTCCGGTGTCCCTTTGCGCGCCGCGGTAAGTGATCTGGCCGAGCGCTACGGGCGCGGCCTGATCATTGACCGCCGCGTCGACCCGGGCCAGCCGCTTGATGTGGCGTTGCCTTCCCTAACCGTTGACGAAGTGTTCGCACGCGCCGCCGGCAGCCGAGGCTTGCAAGCGGTGAAGCTCGGCACGCTTGTTTACATTGGCCCGCCGGCCAAGACCGAGCGGTTGTCAACGCTCGTAGCCCAGCGCAAGGCCGACGTGCAAAAGTTGCCCTTGGTCGCGCGCAAGGGCTGGCTAACGACCAGCCGCTGGAGTTATTCCGATCTAACGCTGCCACGCGCATTGGCCGACGCCATCGCCGAGGGCGCCGGAGCCACGCCGCGCAATCCCGAGCTGATTCCACACGATCTCTGGGCCGGCGCTACCTGGCCTGGTTCATCTGCCGTCGAGCGTTTGACCGTGACGCTCAATCAATTCGATCTGACTTGGGCGTTCGAGGATGAAGGACGCTCGCTCCGACTGATACCAATCGGCGATCAATTAGCCGGCAGCGGAAGCACCGGGCCATCGTCGAAATCAGGATCGGGGATCGCGCTGACGCCGAAAGCCCCCACGGGCAAGCCTCCTGCCATCGCCCCAGGAGGTGAAGAGCGGTTCACGCTGGCCGTCGAGCAGGTGCCGCTGGAGCCACTGCTAATGACCCTGGGGAAGCGGATGGAACTGACCGTCGAAATCGACCGGGCCTCCTGCACGGCCGCTGGCGTGAAGCTCGATCAGCTCGTCTCGCTGAGCGTCAAGCGCGCGACCGCCGACGAGTTGTTCCGAGAACTGCTCGTCCCGCTGAAACTAGCGGCACAACGCGAGGGAAAGACGATCACGATTCACGCGCCGGCGGCGCGTTGA